A genome region from Nocardia sp. NBC_00565 includes the following:
- a CDS encoding winged helix-turn-helix transcriptional regulator, translated as MPTSCVLPPGLLDTGRGWHPTVPPRVEYTLTEPGRGLRETVDRMCGWTQRYLGHIEAARSRFDA; from the coding sequence CTGCCGACTAGCTGTGTTCTCCCACCTGGCCTGCTCGACACGGGCCGCGGATGGCACCCCACCGTGCCGCCGCGCGTCGAGTACACCCTTACCGAGCCGGGCCGAGGACTCCGCGAGACCGTGGATCGCATGTGCGGCTGGACTCAGCGATACCTGGGCCACATCGAAGCCGCGCGCAGCCGTTTCGACGCCTGA